A genomic region of Streptomyces rimosus contains the following coding sequences:
- a CDS encoding HNH endonuclease signature motif containing protein translates to MQELVIPGGCSADDLCVGCGKPRSEVWRQELVRQRCKNCYQRHVYALKKDGKFRPQVRQSLRDRLFARGVPAPGGCIIWTGSVNPTSGYGSFGLAGGKSGYAHRVSYELANGPVPEGLVIDHVCHNRDAECPGGMCLHRRCINPAHLEAVTSSQNRLRSPHTKVSWRSMTTHCKHGHEFTPENTRVRPNGVRVCRACHIRRQRAYLAKRRLEAEASATG, encoded by the coding sequence ATGCAAGAGCTTGTCATACCCGGGGGCTGTTCAGCCGACGATCTTTGCGTCGGCTGCGGGAAGCCCCGCTCCGAAGTTTGGCGACAGGAACTCGTGCGGCAGCGCTGCAAGAACTGCTACCAGCGTCACGTCTACGCACTCAAAAAGGACGGGAAGTTCCGCCCCCAAGTTCGGCAGTCCCTACGGGATCGCCTGTTCGCACGCGGAGTCCCGGCTCCTGGCGGATGCATCATATGGACAGGTTCGGTCAATCCGACTTCCGGTTATGGGTCCTTCGGCCTCGCTGGCGGCAAGAGTGGTTACGCGCACCGCGTCTCCTACGAGTTGGCAAACGGTCCGGTACCAGAGGGTCTCGTGATCGACCACGTGTGCCACAACCGAGATGCCGAGTGCCCTGGTGGTATGTGCCTTCACCGCCGATGCATCAACCCCGCTCACCTTGAAGCGGTGACGTCAAGCCAGAATCGATTGCGCTCGCCCCACACGAAGGTGAGCTGGCGCTCGATGACGACGCATTGTAAGCACGGCCACGAGTTCACCCCCGAAAACACCCGCGTTCGCCCGAACGGTGTGCGGGTGTGCCGGGCATGCCATATCCGCAGGCAGCGAGCCTACCTGGCGAAACGCCGCTTGGAAGCCGAAGCTTCCGCGACTGGGTAA
- a CDS encoding helix-turn-helix domain-containing protein, with amino-acid sequence MSFDGTPDPFADPLAFGQRMQILRERRGMSRPLVAGLLGKSPSWVKQIETGKLQVPKLPTLLRIAEILRVRDLADLAGDQSAPVDLFIGPGHRRLPAVRDAIDAYPLAAEREAPPAAHLQARIARAWAARHQAPNHRDVIGALLPDLIRDAQLAARQADTAAARRTAQAALAEVYSLTQFFVAYQPDSSLLWRVAERGMVAAQESEDPHAIALAAWLTVQAHRDSGRSHFEAADAVNLQTLRFLEPLLPDADDDLLAAAGALKFEAGYTAARRGDSGAAWGYWDKARVMAKRLPETYYHPATSFSRAIMGAHAVTIAVELRAGGESVRQAAAADSTVIPSRPRRARHRIEEARGYQLDGQPDTALATLDKAHEAAPETIRYNGYARRIILEETEARHPERRRRACDLAVKVGLLAA; translated from the coding sequence GTGTCTTTCGATGGTACCCCGGACCCGTTCGCCGACCCGCTGGCGTTCGGACAACGTATGCAAATCCTCCGCGAACGCCGCGGCATGAGCCGACCACTCGTAGCCGGCCTCCTCGGCAAATCCCCCTCATGGGTGAAGCAGATCGAAACCGGGAAGCTCCAGGTTCCCAAACTGCCCACCCTGCTCCGCATCGCCGAGATTCTCCGGGTTCGCGACCTCGCCGACCTTGCCGGTGACCAGAGCGCTCCCGTCGACCTATTCATCGGCCCCGGCCACCGGCGTCTGCCCGCCGTGCGCGACGCCATCGACGCCTACCCCCTCGCCGCCGAACGCGAGGCACCCCCAGCCGCGCACCTCCAGGCCCGCATCGCTCGTGCCTGGGCGGCCCGCCACCAAGCCCCCAATCACCGCGACGTCATCGGCGCCCTGCTGCCCGACCTTATTCGCGACGCGCAACTCGCAGCCCGGCAGGCCGACACGGCCGCCGCCCGCCGTACCGCCCAGGCCGCGCTTGCCGAGGTGTACAGCCTCACCCAGTTCTTCGTCGCCTACCAGCCAGACAGCAGCCTCCTGTGGCGCGTCGCCGAGCGCGGCATGGTCGCCGCACAGGAGAGTGAGGACCCGCACGCCATCGCCCTTGCAGCCTGGCTCACCGTGCAGGCCCACCGCGACAGCGGGCGCTCTCACTTCGAGGCCGCTGACGCTGTGAACCTGCAGACCCTGCGCTTCCTCGAACCGCTGCTGCCCGACGCCGACGACGACTTGCTGGCTGCCGCTGGCGCGCTCAAGTTCGAGGCCGGTTACACCGCGGCCCGCCGTGGCGACAGTGGCGCCGCATGGGGCTACTGGGACAAGGCCCGCGTCATGGCCAAACGATTGCCCGAGACCTACTACCACCCCGCCACTTCTTTCTCGCGCGCCATCATGGGCGCCCACGCCGTAACCATCGCCGTGGAACTGCGCGCCGGTGGGGAATCGGTGCGCCAGGCCGCCGCCGCGGACTCCACTGTCATCCCGTCCCGGCCGCGCCGCGCCCGTCACCGCATCGAAGAGGCCCGCGGCTACCAGCTCGACGGGCAGCCCGACACCGCGCTCGCCACCCTCGACAAGGCCCACGAAGCCGCACCCGAGACGATCCGGTACAACGGCTACGCCCGCCGCATCATCCTTGAGGAGACCGAGGCCAGGCATCCCGAGCGCCGCCGCCGCGCCTGCGACCTTGCCGTGAAGGTCGGCCTGCTGGCCGCATAG
- a CDS encoding DUF6415 family natural product biosynthesis protein: MKPQPTFADAATIQRTITTALSMRHGRTSMTTLADLDGHLRRHIASLLPEAEEAADALWRGSIDWSRQAGVLDAIREHTQPLPTSPLSALADVEQRARHCQWLLDQHAPPV; encoded by the coding sequence GTGAAACCGCAGCCCACCTTCGCCGACGCGGCGACGATCCAGCGCACCATCACGACCGCGCTGTCGATGCGGCACGGCCGCACCTCCATGACAACGCTCGCCGACCTCGACGGGCACCTGCGCCGACACATCGCCAGCCTGCTGCCCGAGGCGGAGGAGGCTGCCGACGCCCTGTGGCGCGGCTCGATCGACTGGTCCCGCCAGGCCGGTGTTCTCGACGCCATCCGCGAGCACACCCAGCCGTTACCCACCTCGCCGCTGTCCGCCCTAGCTGATGTCGAGCAGCGGGCCCGCCACTGTCAGTGGCTCTTGGATCAGCATGCGCCACCGGTATGA
- a CDS encoding SulP family inorganic anion transporter → MTPKTTAGATTDPRPAAETSNPSAPTTPPVSPSPASPRWPFLRADFTASIVVFLVALPLCVGVAVASGVPAELGLITGIVGGLLTGFLPGSSLQVSGPAAGLTVLVYEAVQQFGLSALGAIVLVAGLLQVAMGALRLGSWFRAISVAVVQGMLAGIGLVLIAGQLYALTDTKAPGSGLANLGGLPGLVTGTAGSGGALTAFAVGAGTIAVLVLWPRWKRAARVLPAPLAAVALATLAVFALDLPIARVEVTGLLSSVQPPGGSDFAQLASVGAIGTVLAFALIASAESLFSAAAVDRLHDGPRTQYDKELMAQGAGNTVCGILGALPMTAVIVRSSANVHAGARTKASRVMHGAWLLIFAAAFPAALGVIPVAALAGVLVHAGWKLLPLRDFAPLWREHRGEAVILAATAIAIVVTNMFEGVLIGLLLAIAKTAWETSHVHLEITGLDAPSTAPIQVRALGNATFLRLPKLLDQLESLPHDRPITLDLTGLRHLDHACATALTSWETQRSKTTTNSPTPDNPAHAP, encoded by the coding sequence ATGACACCGAAAACGACCGCGGGCGCGACCACGGACCCCCGCCCCGCCGCCGAAACCTCCAACCCTTCCGCCCCGACAACCCCACCCGTCTCCCCCTCCCCCGCCTCCCCCCGCTGGCCCTTCCTCCGGGCGGACTTCACCGCCTCCATCGTCGTCTTCCTGGTGGCCCTGCCGCTGTGCGTCGGCGTGGCCGTCGCCTCCGGCGTCCCCGCCGAACTCGGCCTGATCACGGGCATCGTCGGCGGCCTGCTCACCGGCTTCCTGCCGGGCAGCAGCCTCCAGGTCAGCGGCCCGGCGGCCGGACTGACCGTCCTCGTCTACGAGGCGGTGCAGCAGTTCGGGCTGAGCGCGCTGGGGGCGATCGTCCTCGTGGCGGGCCTCCTCCAGGTCGCCATGGGCGCACTGCGCCTCGGCAGCTGGTTCCGCGCGATCTCCGTGGCCGTCGTCCAGGGCATGCTCGCGGGCATCGGCCTCGTACTGATCGCCGGCCAGCTGTACGCGCTCACCGACACCAAGGCGCCCGGCAGCGGCCTCGCCAACCTCGGCGGACTGCCGGGCCTGGTCACCGGCACCGCCGGGTCGGGCGGGGCGCTGACCGCGTTCGCCGTCGGCGCGGGCACCATCGCCGTACTGGTGCTCTGGCCGCGCTGGAAGCGGGCGGCCCGCGTCCTGCCGGCCCCGCTGGCGGCCGTGGCCCTGGCCACGCTCGCCGTCTTCGCCCTCGACCTGCCCATAGCCAGGGTCGAGGTGACGGGCCTGCTCTCGTCCGTCCAGCCGCCGGGCGGCTCGGACTTCGCCCAGCTCGCGAGCGTCGGCGCGATCGGCACCGTGCTGGCCTTCGCGCTCATCGCGTCCGCCGAGTCGCTGTTCAGCGCGGCGGCCGTGGACCGGCTGCACGACGGGCCCCGTACGCAGTACGACAAGGAGCTGATGGCCCAGGGCGCGGGCAACACCGTCTGCGGCATCCTGGGCGCCCTGCCGATGACCGCGGTGATCGTACGCAGCTCCGCGAACGTCCACGCCGGAGCCCGTACCAAGGCGTCCCGCGTGATGCACGGCGCATGGCTGCTGATCTTCGCGGCGGCGTTCCCGGCGGCGCTGGGCGTCATCCCGGTGGCGGCGCTGGCCGGCGTACTGGTCCACGCGGGCTGGAAGCTCCTCCCGCTGCGCGACTTCGCCCCGCTCTGGCGTGAGCACCGGGGCGAGGCCGTCATCCTCGCGGCGACCGCCATCGCGATCGTCGTGACCAACATGTTCGAGGGCGTACTGATCGGCCTCCTCCTGGCCATCGCCAAGACGGCCTGGGAGACCTCCCACGTCCACCTGGAGATCACCGGCCTGGACGCCCCGTCCACCGCCCCCATCCAGGTACGCGCCCTCGGCAACGCCACCTTCCTCCGCCTCCCCAAACTCCTCGACCAACTGGAGTCCCTCCCCCACGACCGCCCCATCACCCTCGACCTCACCGGCCTACGCCACCTCGACCACGCCTGCGCCACAGCCCTGACCAGCTGGGAAACCCAACGCAGCAAGACAACAACGAACTCCCCGACCCCGGACAACCCGGCACACGCGCCTTAA
- a CDS encoding carbonic anhydrase, which yields METFIEHARSFNARIAAVHEERETYQRLADGQSPLALFITCSDSRIIPSLITGALPGELFELRTAGNAVPPHRPGMPASAEAATIEYAMRVLRVADIVVCGHSHCGAVGAMARREDLAGAPDVRAWLTQQVSGELPRDEAPTVATAVQQHVTEQLARLRAYPCVRERVDAGEVSLHGWYYEVHTGLVSAHCPATETFLPL from the coding sequence GTGGAAACCTTCATCGAACACGCCCGCTCCTTCAACGCCCGCATCGCGGCCGTACACGAGGAGCGCGAGACCTACCAGCGGCTCGCCGACGGCCAGTCGCCGCTCGCCCTGTTCATCACCTGCTCCGACTCACGGATCATCCCGTCCCTGATCACCGGAGCCCTCCCCGGCGAGCTCTTCGAACTCCGTACGGCGGGCAACGCCGTACCTCCGCACCGTCCGGGCATGCCGGCCAGCGCGGAAGCCGCGACGATCGAGTACGCGATGCGGGTGCTGCGCGTCGCGGACATCGTGGTGTGCGGCCACTCGCACTGCGGCGCGGTCGGCGCCATGGCGCGCCGCGAGGACCTCGCGGGCGCCCCCGACGTACGCGCCTGGCTGACCCAGCAGGTCTCCGGCGAGCTGCCCAGGGACGAGGCGCCGACGGTGGCGACCGCGGTCCAGCAGCACGTCACCGAGCAGCTGGCGCGACTGCGCGCGTACCCGTGCGTACGCGAGCGCGTCGACGCGGGCGAGGTGAGCCTGCACGGCTGGTACTACGAGGTCCACACCGGCCTCGTCTCGGCGCACTGCCCCGCCACCGAAACCTTCCTCCCCCTCTGA
- a CDS encoding MFS transporter, whose protein sequence is MSARPGEPAPHATPPHGPHPASHENAPPEAPEPPEQRRVLTVLALSQTLSGAGLAAGITVGALLAEEMLGSTGLAGLPAALFTGGAALGAVGIGRVCQRWGRRPGLTLGYATAGLGSLGVVIAAAVGSVWLLFLSLLVYGAGTATTLMARYAGADLASPARRGRAVSLVLFATTLGAVVGPNLVGVTGDVAHGLGVPRLAGPFLLAVVAYAAAAVVLGVFLRPDPLRLARVRAAETESRGGLEGEAEGRSKDEAAAGSEAAGAAGPANLRGIVSGAAVMTLTQLVMIAIMTMTPVHMRAHGHATETAGLVIALHVAAMYLPSPLTGLLVDRIGRQRVAAASGIVLLAAGLLAALAPAHSVPALATALVLLGVGWNFGLVSGTAIVTDAVPLATRASTQGLVDVGIAIAGATGGMASGLVVASGGYSALGLGGGVVALGLVPLLALGGRSRGGARTTAADGSGSAAVSVAPAASGERT, encoded by the coding sequence ATGAGCGCTCGGCCCGGCGAACCGGCCCCCCACGCCACACCACCCCATGGCCCGCACCCCGCTTCGCACGAAAACGCGCCCCCGGAGGCGCCCGAGCCCCCCGAACAGCGGCGCGTACTGACCGTGCTCGCCCTCTCCCAGACGCTCAGCGGCGCGGGGCTGGCCGCGGGCATCACGGTGGGCGCTCTGCTCGCCGAGGAGATGCTCGGCTCGACGGGGCTGGCCGGTCTGCCCGCGGCCCTGTTCACGGGCGGTGCCGCGCTCGGCGCCGTGGGGATCGGCCGCGTCTGCCAGCGCTGGGGGCGGCGCCCGGGGCTCACCCTGGGGTACGCCACGGCCGGTCTCGGCAGCCTCGGCGTCGTCATCGCGGCCGCCGTCGGCTCCGTATGGCTGCTGTTCCTGTCCCTCCTCGTATACGGGGCGGGTACGGCGACGACCCTGATGGCCCGGTACGCGGGCGCCGACCTGGCCTCGCCCGCGCGGCGGGGGCGCGCGGTGAGCCTCGTGCTGTTCGCCACGACGCTCGGCGCGGTGGTCGGCCCGAACCTGGTCGGCGTCACGGGCGATGTCGCGCACGGCTTGGGCGTACCGCGCCTGGCCGGACCGTTCCTGCTGGCGGTGGTCGCGTACGCGGCCGCGGCGGTGGTGCTGGGCGTGTTCCTGCGGCCTGATCCCCTGCGGCTGGCGCGGGTCCGTGCGGCGGAGACGGAGTCCAGGGGTGGGCTGGAGGGGGAGGCGGAGGGGCGGTCGAAGGACGAGGCGGCGGCCGGGTCGGAAGCGGCCGGCGCCGCCGGGCCCGCGAACCTCCGCGGCATCGTCTCCGGCGCCGCCGTCATGACCCTCACCCAGCTGGTCATGATCGCGATCATGACGATGACGCCCGTCCACATGCGGGCGCACGGCCACGCGACCGAGACCGCCGGGCTCGTCATAGCCCTGCATGTGGCGGCGATGTACCTGCCGTCGCCGCTGACCGGACTCCTCGTGGACCGGATCGGACGGCAGCGGGTCGCGGCGGCCTCCGGCATCGTGCTGCTCGCCGCCGGTCTGCTGGCCGCACTGGCGCCTGCGCACTCCGTACCGGCGCTGGCCACCGCACTCGTACTCCTCGGCGTCGGCTGGAACTTCGGCCTGGTCAGCGGCACCGCCATCGTCACCGACGCCGTACCGCTGGCCACCCGCGCCTCGACGCAGGGCCTGGTCGACGTGGGGATCGCCATCGCGGGCGCCACGGGCGGCATGGCGTCGGGGCTGGTCGTGGCCTCGGGCGGGTACTCGGCGCTGGGGCTCGGCGGCGGAGTGGTGGCGCTTGGTCTTGTACCTCTGCTGGCGCTTGGCGGGCGGTCGAGGGGCGGGGCCCGTACGACGGCTGCCGACGGCTCGGGCTCTGCCGCCGTTTCCGTCGCTCCCGCTGCTTCCGGGGAGCGGACATGA
- a CDS encoding glycine-rich domain-containing protein: MTTHPQEQKPCITPDDLVTLLGDRLHAEVVEHFVALSGGAEPAYVERQVTECLRYLYLVSRHREQLSGLFLPVEQDIDEIWHYLILQTREYRQFCEERLPGRFFIEHRSIGYEDYQQEPGREQAIEEALRWIPLYAREFGPFDEGALPHWTIVRFLHDQLDMSLRDIASLQPAGAP; the protein is encoded by the coding sequence ATGACCACGCACCCGCAGGAACAAAAGCCCTGCATCACCCCCGACGACCTCGTCACCCTGCTCGGCGACCGCCTGCACGCCGAGGTGGTGGAGCACTTCGTGGCGCTGAGCGGCGGCGCGGAGCCAGCGTACGTAGAGCGGCAGGTCACCGAATGCCTGCGGTACCTCTACCTCGTCTCCCGGCACCGCGAGCAGCTGAGCGGCCTCTTCCTGCCCGTCGAGCAGGACATCGACGAGATCTGGCACTACCTCATCCTCCAGACGCGCGAGTACCGGCAGTTCTGCGAGGAACGGCTGCCGGGCCGGTTCTTCATCGAGCACCGCAGCATCGGCTACGAGGACTACCAGCAGGAACCCGGCCGCGAGCAGGCGATCGAGGAAGCCCTGCGCTGGATACCGCTGTACGCGCGGGAGTTCGGCCCCTTCGACGAGGGCGCGCTGCCGCACTGGACGATCGTGCGCTTCCTGCACGACCAGCTGGACATGTCGCTGCGGGACATCGCGTCCCTCCAGCCCGCCGGCGCGCCCTGA